A single Tissierella sp. DNA region contains:
- a CDS encoding helix-turn-helix domain-containing protein — protein MEWITNMKFKEFNAHNKYMILKHGLKENNITRTCELFGISRTSFYNWQRTYQKRGMIGLEIKEPRKPEMPNKVSKVIEQEILSYVANYPDDGPKRIYYELRAEGIDIGETGIYNVLKRHDLTLKSQRILYSKNKELHIKTNKRDNKEILGFINKQDPYPGYLVLQQIDFMGTFSGIGKIYQYSFYDTASKWVAVKLYNKKQDMDVWNYFESKLVYLLKIFNLSIENLVTNRKKEFLPYFVKVSNYKEIIEELNINHIFISSEDNNVLEEMMIFNEFLVTEFYNKIESNNGTNSFEKIERELNKFIREYNFFNVIPSGNNAGKTPVEIILQQASQNNVDLDTLPLWILALLNHSKRGGKDE, from the coding sequence ATGGAGTGGATTACTAATATGAAGTTCAAGGAGTTTAATGCTCATAATAAATATATGATATTAAAGCATGGCTTAAAAGAGAATAATATTACTCGAACCTGTGAATTGTTTGGAATTTCTAGGACAAGCTTTTATAACTGGCAAAGAACCTATCAGAAGCGTGGTATGATTGGTCTAGAGATAAAAGAACCACGAAAGCCTGAAATGCCCAATAAAGTCAGTAAAGTCATTGAACAAGAAATATTGTCTTATGTGGCAAATTATCCTGATGATGGACCTAAGAGGATTTACTATGAGTTAAGAGCTGAAGGTATTGATATTGGAGAGACTGGTATTTATAATGTCCTAAAGCGTCATGATTTAACATTAAAATCTCAAAGGATTTTATATTCTAAAAATAAAGAACTTCATATAAAAACCAATAAAAGAGATAATAAAGAAATCCTTGGCTTTATCAATAAACAGGATCCTTATCCGGGCTACTTAGTCCTTCAGCAAATTGATTTTATGGGTACCTTTAGTGGAATAGGCAAAATATATCAATATAGTTTTTACGATACTGCCTCAAAATGGGTAGCAGTGAAATTGTACAATAAGAAGCAGGATATGGATGTATGGAATTATTTTGAGAGCAAATTAGTATATTTGTTGAAGATATTTAACTTAAGTATTGAGAATTTAGTCACTAATAGAAAAAAGGAATTTTTACCTTACTTTGTCAAGGTTAGTAATTATAAGGAGATCATAGAAGAGCTTAATATAAATCATATATTTATTTCCTCCGAAGATAATAATGTATTAGAAGAAATGATGATATTTAATGAGTTTTTAGTTACAGAATTCTATAATAAAATTGAATCAAATAATGGGACCAATTCCTTTGAAAAAATTGAACGGGAGCTTAATAAGTTTATAAGAGAGTATAATTTTTTTAATGTAATACCAAGTGGTAATAATGCAGGAAAGACACCTGTTGAAATAATACTTCAGCAAGCATCACAGAATAATGTGGATTTAGATACATTGCCACTTTGGATTTTAGCACTTCTAAACCATTCAAAGAGGGGTGGTAAAGATGAATAA
- the hypB gene encoding hydrogenase nickel incorporation protein HypB: protein MKDFKVLEIKESIFEDNNHQAALLRDELKRKGTFLLNLMSSPGSGKTTTVLRTIEALKSDIRLGVMEADIDSDVDAQAVAETGTKVIQLHTGGMCHLDADMTRQGLEGLGTENLDFIILENVGNLVCPAEFDTGASKNAMILSIPEGDDKPLKYPLMFSIVDVLLINKIDTIDFFDFDLEAVKNRAKKLNPNIKIIPISAKTGEGIDEWAKWICSEVKNWQE from the coding sequence ATGAAGGATTTTAAGGTATTAGAAATTAAGGAAAGCATTTTCGAGGATAACAATCATCAAGCAGCTCTTCTTAGGGATGAATTGAAAAGAAAGGGGACTTTCTTGCTAAATCTTATGTCATCGCCTGGATCTGGTAAAACTACTACAGTATTGAGAACCATTGAGGCATTGAAATCAGATATAAGACTGGGAGTCATGGAAGCGGATATAGATTCTGATGTAGATGCTCAAGCAGTAGCTGAAACAGGTACAAAAGTTATTCAATTGCATACTGGTGGAATGTGTCATCTAGATGCAGATATGACAAGACAAGGTCTAGAAGGATTAGGTACAGAGAATCTTGATTTTATAATATTAGAAAATGTAGGAAATCTTGTATGTCCTGCAGAATTCGATACAGGTGCATCTAAAAATGCCATGATACTAAGTATACCAGAGGGGGATGACAAGCCTCTTAAATATCCACTAATGTTTTCAATTGTAGATGTTTTACTAATTAATAAAATAGACACTATAGATTTTTTTGATTTTGATCTAGAGGCAGTAAAGAATCGAGCAAAAAAACTTAATCCAAATATAAAGATTATCCCTATCTCTGCAAAGACTGGAGAAGGAATAGATGAATGGGCAAAGTGGATCTGTAGTGAAGTTAAAAACTGGCAAGAATAG
- a CDS encoding WG repeat-containing protein — protein MKSISKKVLTFILSLMLIFTMIPREVYANEFSYSKIIDPIYDYARNFSEGLAAVMKDGKWGYIDKTGKTVLEFKYDIAYSFSENKALVGMIGTKDDGYDEYSAISWGLIDKEGKSTPLLYDDGSQFSTIYYEEYFSFEQTSQYLYNGALTMRAVGWDATFGTDGKMMFANTQLGQIHQPTEGVVAVYAEGTDFIGYIDQKTGEILFEDKNFADVRPFNQGMAFVCFYDQNLGQYHWKIMDINGNFLSDTIYSNFYVKNLYSEYKIFNDNTLASVQDSNGKWGAIDISGKTVLPFIYDNLRVFDEGVAAFSRDGKFGFIDINGNEVIAPQFDDVSLFNNGIAVARVGDSAFCIDKYGKKIVGAEKLPVDTYFVESGFYDDGSIRYIVYSPGRYVIFEENGKYGLGEIKFTPSLPTANEMDSWALEEVTLAIKNNLVPNNLQNMYRADITRVDFAALVVKAIEEVAEKDINEILKEKTGKTLYELVSKYPFEDTTNTNVIAAQALGIINGKSEGKFAPYDTITRQEAAALLMRTAKYFGQESVSEGKGFNDSKDIANYAKEAVDYVAGLEIMTGKSGNVFAPTDSYNREQAYMTIYRLFNVLVNK, from the coding sequence ATGAAGAGTATTTCTAAAAAGGTTCTTACCTTTATACTATCACTAATGTTAATTTTTACAATGATTCCTAGAGAGGTATACGCTAATGAGTTTTCATATTCTAAGATTATTGATCCTATATATGATTATGCTCGAAATTTCTCAGAAGGATTAGCTGCAGTTATGAAAGATGGAAAATGGGGCTATATTGATAAAACTGGTAAGACAGTCCTAGAGTTTAAATATGATATTGCCTATTCCTTCTCAGAGAATAAAGCTTTAGTTGGTATGATAGGAACCAAAGATGATGGATATGATGAATATTCAGCGATATCTTGGGGGCTTATTGACAAAGAAGGAAAGAGTACCCCACTTCTATACGATGATGGTTCACAATTTAGTACTATTTATTATGAAGAATATTTTTCTTTTGAACAGACTAGTCAATATCTATATAATGGAGCATTAACAATGAGAGCAGTGGGATGGGATGCAACATTTGGCACTGATGGCAAAATGATGTTTGCAAATACACAACTTGGTCAAATACATCAACCTACCGAGGGTGTTGTTGCTGTATATGCCGAAGGAACGGATTTTATAGGATATATAGATCAAAAAACCGGGGAAATATTATTTGAAGATAAGAACTTTGCAGATGTACGTCCTTTTAATCAAGGAATGGCCTTTGTATGCTTTTATGATCAGAACCTAGGTCAGTATCATTGGAAAATCATGGACATTAATGGAAATTTTTTATCAGATACAATATATTCTAATTTTTATGTTAAAAACCTATATTCTGAATACAAGATTTTTAATGATAACACATTAGCTAGTGTACAAGATTCTAATGGCAAATGGGGGGCTATAGATATAAGTGGCAAAACTGTACTTCCATTCATTTATGATAATTTACGGGTATTTGATGAAGGAGTTGCTGCTTTTTCTAGAGATGGTAAATTTGGGTTTATTGATATAAATGGAAACGAAGTAATAGCACCACAATTTGACGATGTCTCTCTTTTCAACAATGGAATAGCTGTAGCTCGCGTTGGAGATAGTGCATTTTGTATAGATAAGTATGGTAAAAAGATCGTTGGAGCGGAAAAACTTCCAGTAGATACTTATTTTGTTGAAAGTGGATTTTACGATGATGGTAGCATCAGATATATAGTATATAGTCCAGGACGATATGTTATATTCGAAGAAAATGGCAAATACGGATTAGGGGAAATAAAATTTACTCCATCTCTACCAACAGCAAATGAAATGGATAGTTGGGCTTTAGAAGAAGTCACCTTAGCAATCAAGAATAATTTAGTTCCTAATAATCTGCAGAATATGTATAGGGCTGATATAACCCGTGTTGATTTCGCTGCATTGGTAGTTAAAGCCATCGAGGAAGTCGCAGAAAAAGATATTAATGAAATTCTCAAAGAAAAAACAGGAAAAACACTATACGAATTAGTAAGCAAATATCCTTTTGAGGATACCACTAATACAAATGTTATTGCTGCACAGGCCCTAGGGATCATCAATGGTAAAAGTGAAGGAAAGTTTGCGCCATATGACACTATTACTCGTCAAGAAGCTGCAGCTTTGTTGATGCGTACTGCTAAGTATTTCGGACAAGAATCTGTATCTGAGGGCAAAGGTTTTAATGACAGTAAAGATATAGCTAATTATGCTAAAGAAGCTGTAGATTATGTAGCAGGTCTAGAAATTATGACTGGTAAGTCTGGTAATGTTTTTGCTCCAACAGACAGCTACAATCGTGAACAGGCTTATATGACAATATACAGATTATTTAATGTATTAGTAAATAAATAG
- a CDS encoding DUF5692 family protein translates to MFFFETLPWYNIIMWFVVLSILIGLNELSRISKKVSILMFMVLPVVLTIVWVIKGPNEITSWFTWVKVYSALAGCLIYMVVRFTDYHKKHKWYLTLIPAILAINILEAVVREFQVGIAGFNGIVDGMYYISGGWNYLNAIAGILNILVICGWFGIYSTTGKRKDMIWPDQNILYIIAYGVWNISYVYSCAPGNALYSGLALNLAPTIPALLWSKGNWMQNRAHTLFFWMAWVMTFPYFFATGSTFNARVSYNPQANWVLGILSLALNVILVIWQFYRISKYKLNPLKDEIWNNKKANSKLKSI, encoded by the coding sequence ATGTTCTTTTTTGAAACGCTTCCCTGGTATAACATTATTATGTGGTTTGTTGTTCTTAGCATTCTTATTGGTTTAAATGAGCTTTCACGCATTAGTAAAAAGGTAAGTATTTTAATGTTTATGGTCTTACCAGTTGTCCTTACCATAGTTTGGGTCATCAAAGGTCCTAATGAAATCACTTCTTGGTTTACTTGGGTTAAGGTCTATTCTGCATTAGCAGGTTGTCTTATCTATATGGTAGTCCGATTTACAGATTACCACAAGAAACACAAATGGTACCTAACTCTTATTCCTGCTATCTTAGCAATCAATATCTTGGAAGCCGTAGTTCGGGAATTTCAAGTGGGTATAGCTGGTTTTAATGGAATAGTTGATGGTATGTATTATATTTCTGGAGGCTGGAACTATTTAAATGCAATAGCTGGAATCCTAAATATTTTAGTGATCTGCGGTTGGTTTGGTATCTACTCTACTACTGGTAAGCGTAAAGATATGATCTGGCCCGACCAAAATATACTCTATATCATAGCCTATGGGGTATGGAATATATCCTATGTATATTCCTGTGCACCTGGCAATGCCTTGTATTCAGGACTTGCATTAAACCTTGCACCTACTATCCCTGCCCTATTATGGTCCAAAGGAAATTGGATGCAAAATCGCGCACATACATTATTCTTTTGGATGGCATGGGTCATGACTTTTCCGTATTTCTTTGCTACAGGAAGTACTTTTAATGCAAGAGTAAGCTATAATCCTCAGGCTAACTGGGTCTTAGGGATACTGTCTTTAGCTCTAAATGTAATATTAGTAATTTGGCAGTTCTACAGAATTTCCAAATATAAATTAAATCCTTTAAAGGATGAAATCTGGAATAATAAAAAAGCAAATTCAAAACTTAAGTCTATATAA
- a CDS encoding diguanylate cyclase domain-containing protein has protein sequence MKMKYRLMLTYGLLVALSFIIVLGNLLIFRTMESDSSFVNYSGKLRATSYKMAQLSNVIINEKDKIIKDELEKSIQYFDSLLTSLYDGNPTLGMSKLTHKATIEKMEHIKTLWDTRYKIAYSSILKDEDTSSLRIINEEVGIYVDFIDKMVTSYSENARLKVTRSKSINGFISIITIVAAFLSFNFINNGIRKPFDLLMKNLKELSFADADLAKKIEAISNNEIGVMEGYFNELIYDSLTRVYNRRSGLSKLNRMFQYDDRRQFTISLCFIDINGLKQVNDVLGHKYGDELIVSSVDIIKNSIREHDFIIRLGGDEFLVVFNGINENTAETVWSRIVQAYDKINREEGRPYLISVSHGIVEYNNKQKSELDNLIKEADEKMYLEKRKIKEELKINVIR, from the coding sequence ATGAAAATGAAATATAGACTAATGCTGACATACGGATTGCTAGTTGCACTATCATTTATAATTGTCTTGGGGAACTTGTTAATTTTTAGAACCATGGAGAGTGATTCAAGCTTTGTAAACTACTCTGGAAAATTACGGGCAACAAGTTATAAAATGGCTCAACTATCCAATGTAATAATCAATGAGAAAGATAAAATAATAAAAGATGAATTAGAAAAAAGCATTCAATATTTTGATTCATTATTGACTAGCTTATATGATGGAAACCCCACCCTTGGAATGTCAAAACTAACTCACAAAGCTACCATAGAAAAAATGGAACATATAAAAACACTTTGGGATACTAGGTATAAAATAGCATATTCTTCAATTCTAAAGGATGAAGATACAAGTAGTCTAAGAATAATTAACGAAGAAGTTGGTATCTATGTTGATTTCATAGATAAAATGGTTACATCTTATTCTGAAAATGCAAGATTAAAAGTGACTCGCTCAAAATCCATAAATGGATTTATAAGTATTATTACAATAGTGGCAGCATTTTTATCCTTTAACTTTATAAATAATGGAATTAGAAAGCCGTTTGATTTGCTTATGAAGAATTTAAAGGAATTGTCTTTTGCAGATGCTGATTTAGCCAAAAAAATTGAAGCTATAAGTAACAATGAGATTGGCGTAATGGAAGGTTATTTCAATGAACTTATTTATGATTCTCTAACAAGGGTATATAACAGAAGGTCTGGATTATCTAAATTAAATCGTATGTTTCAGTATGATGATAGAAGACAATTTACTATTAGCTTATGTTTTATAGATATCAATGGCTTAAAGCAAGTTAACGATGTACTAGGGCATAAATATGGTGATGAGCTAATTGTTTCGTCTGTGGATATAATAAAAAACTCCATAAGAGAGCATGATTTCATTATAAGATTAGGTGGAGATGAATTTTTAGTTGTTTTTAATGGTATAAATGAGAATACTGCTGAAACTGTATGGTCAAGAATTGTTCAAGCTTATGATAAAATAAACCGAGAAGAAGGTAGACCTTATCTAATTAGTGTTAGTCATGGAATTGTAGAATATAATAACAAGCAAAAATCTGAGTTAGACAATCTAATAAAAGAAGCTGATGAAAAAATGTATTTAGAAAAACGAAAAATTAAAGAAGAGTTAAAGATAAATGTAATAAGATAG
- a CDS encoding hydrogenase maturation nickel metallochaperone HypA produces the protein MHELGVVIKIVKTVENFAKTNELTDVDTIRIQIGELSSMIPRYIEACYPAAVDGTILENTKLEIEILPANGMCRDCHKVFNIVQSKYLCPYCSGDDIEILSGKEFMIKEIVAS, from the coding sequence TTGCATGAGCTAGGTGTAGTCATTAAAATAGTGAAAACTGTAGAGAACTTTGCTAAAACCAACGAATTAACAGATGTAGATACTATAAGGATTCAAATAGGGGAATTATCCTCTATGATACCAAGATATATTGAAGCCTGTTATCCAGCAGCTGTTGATGGAACTATACTAGAGAATACAAAGCTTGAAATAGAGATCTTACCAGCAAATGGAATGTGTAGAGATTGCCACAAGGTATTTAATATAGTCCAAAGCAAATATCTTTGTCCATATTGTAGTGGAGATGATATAGAAATCTTAAGTGGCAAAGAGTTTATGATTAAAGAAATTGTTGCTAGTTAG
- a CDS encoding FAD-dependent oxidoreductase gives MNKEDCKVAVIGGGLSGLVIAEGLQKRGYKNVTVFEKEERLGGKLYTIWHNGKSHELGAIFGLPSQPYLKELMKRLNIKADGPKLSRINYNNKGQRIMPIAKEQLAEFVDEMDRFPDILEMYKSLRKSNIENIEPALMLSFSKWCDIHEFRILKTIYTQYFTIFGLGNIDEVPALYVLRILNYNRLMSFMELPEFVTWKKGVSSLAEALRQEIKDIRLGQRVMDISISQSQSLLVKTQYEVLEYNKVIITAPLDQFSNLNFWDENIKEHLSSIKYQSFNVYAFIADKIPKGCGCLLENLVSNQGHIIIWNSRWDEDKCKGMVMLYSYDNPDNLGVSSLDIIKDDLLKLGVKDPILYQAKNWQHSPYVDTISLENGFYNKMEEIQGKDNVFLAGEIMSTLSLENCIRYSTDLLNRFF, from the coding sequence ATGAATAAAGAAGACTGTAAAGTGGCAGTAATAGGTGGAGGACTTTCAGGGCTTGTCATAGCTGAAGGATTACAAAAACGAGGATATAAAAATGTCACTGTTTTTGAAAAGGAGGAAAGGCTAGGTGGCAAACTATATACTATCTGGCATAACGGAAAATCCCATGAGCTTGGAGCAATCTTTGGCTTACCATCTCAACCATATCTTAAGGAATTGATGAAAAGATTAAATATTAAAGCAGATGGTCCAAAATTATCACGCATAAATTATAATAATAAAGGTCAAAGAATTATGCCTATAGCAAAGGAACAATTGGCAGAATTTGTGGATGAAATGGATCGATTTCCAGATATATTAGAGATGTATAAATCCCTTAGAAAATCAAATATTGAAAATATCGAACCTGCACTAATGCTATCTTTTTCAAAATGGTGTGATATACATGAATTTAGAATTTTAAAGACTATTTATACCCAATATTTTACCATCTTTGGATTAGGTAATATTGATGAAGTTCCAGCTTTATATGTACTTAGGATTCTAAACTATAATCGCTTAATGTCCTTTATGGAATTACCAGAGTTTGTTACATGGAAGAAAGGGGTTTCTTCTTTGGCAGAAGCTTTAAGACAGGAAATCAAAGACATTAGACTAGGTCAAAGAGTAATGGATATTTCCATAAGTCAGAGTCAAAGCCTTTTGGTAAAAACTCAATATGAAGTATTGGAATATAATAAAGTTATCATTACTGCTCCCTTAGATCAATTTTCAAATCTTAATTTCTGGGATGAGAATATAAAGGAACATTTAAGCAGTATAAAATATCAATCATTCAATGTTTATGCATTCATAGCTGATAAAATCCCTAAAGGTTGTGGCTGTTTGCTAGAAAACTTAGTATCTAATCAAGGCCATATTATCATATGGAACTCTAGATGGGATGAAGATAAGTGCAAAGGAATGGTAATGCTTTACTCATATGATAATCCTGATAATTTAGGAGTATCTTCTTTAGACATTATTAAAGATGATTTATTGAAATTAGGTGTAAAAGATCCTATACTTTATCAGGCAAAAAACTGGCAGCACAGTCCCTATGTCGATACTATTTCCTTAGAAAATGGGTTTTATAATAAAATGGAAGAAATACAGGGAAAAGACAATGTGTTTTTAGCTGGGGAAATCATGAGTACCCTCTCCTTGGAAAACTGCATTCGATATTCTACAGATTTGTTAAATAGATTCTTTTAG
- a CDS encoding DUF1653 domain-containing protein, producing the protein MNNQQTRAIKANTKYRHFKGNEYLVLHIAKHSETLEDMVVYQALYGEFGIWVRPLDMFLEQVERDGIMTNRFEEIIV; encoded by the coding sequence ATGAATAACCAACAAACTAGAGCAATAAAAGCAAACACTAAATATAGACATTTCAAAGGAAATGAATATCTAGTTCTCCATATAGCTAAACATTCAGAAACATTGGAAGATATGGTGGTATATCAAGCATTATATGGAGAGTTCGGTATCTGGGTTAGGCCTTTAGATATGTTTCTAGAACAAGTAGAGCGAGATGGAATTATGACTAATAGATTTGAAGAGATTATAGTATAA
- a CDS encoding FAD-dependent oxidoreductase: protein MGKPKVLDLANHIGRKKPNSKSAYSYEDPEYRILEPVVTDEMAEVGLCLEFRKPKSAREVAPLCGKSLEDAEKHLWELAVAGACFVNEIDGEDKYWLDTWVPGVMEMMVNNKENVKKYPQIAESFEAYGRVRGPKTAGLFPVGKGLMRVIPIETAIDGETRRASYEEVSKYLNDNNIFTVSDCSCRTAREVMGEGCGHLKEDMCIQMGHAAEYYIRTGRGRQITREEAFEIIDRAEKNGLMHQIPNLDGFGETHAICNCCGCSCLSLRTASMFLNNDMVRSNYISHVDEEKCVACGECVQVCPVNALKLGQKICSKEPIKENKRIDLPSNTEWGPDRWNPDYRINRENVVDTGTSPCKTQCPAHISVQGYIKLAAQGRYTEALELIKNENPFPAVCGRICPRKCEDVCTRGDIDDPVAIDDIKKFIAEQDLYEKSRYVPKIKHDHQKKIAVIGAGPSGLTCSYYLAIEGYNVTVFEKQQALGGMLTLGIPSYRLEKNVVNAEIDILKELGVEFKTGIEVGKDISLRELRQEGYKAFYLAIGAQLGRKLGIEGEEGEGVITGVDFLRDINLGKEIKLDGHVVVVGGGNVAIDVARTAARVGASKVEMFCLESKEEMPASDEEIDEAMSEDVVINSSWGPKEIIRENGRVVAIEFKKCKSVFDENKRFNPEYDENNTITVKTDNILLSIGQGIEWGNLLNDSKVELNPNRTIKADSFTLQTAEQDVFAGGDAMTGPKFAIDAIALGKEAAISIHRFVQPGQSLVVGRDRKLYHALDKENLIFEGYDNSPRQRISHVDGTKAKTSFNDLRHTFTEEQMKKETDRCLSCGATTTDEYMCIGCGACTTKCKFDAISLVKKYDEGNVSFLDLKPIIVKSMIKRKGRMVVHKVKKSLGAYNK from the coding sequence ATGGGTAAACCAAAAGTATTAGATTTAGCAAATCATATTGGTAGAAAAAAACCTAATTCAAAATCTGCATATAGTTATGAAGATCCTGAATACAGGATACTTGAGCCAGTAGTCACAGATGAAATGGCAGAAGTAGGGCTATGCTTAGAGTTTCGTAAGCCGAAGAGTGCAAGGGAAGTAGCTCCATTATGTGGGAAATCCTTAGAGGATGCGGAAAAACATCTATGGGAATTAGCAGTTGCTGGTGCCTGCTTTGTAAATGAAATAGATGGCGAAGATAAGTACTGGCTTGATACTTGGGTACCAGGTGTTATGGAAATGATGGTAAACAATAAGGAAAATGTAAAGAAATACCCCCAAATAGCAGAATCCTTTGAAGCCTATGGTAGAGTAAGAGGACCAAAAACAGCTGGATTATTTCCAGTAGGTAAAGGCTTGATGAGGGTAATTCCTATAGAAACTGCCATAGATGGTGAAACAAGAAGGGCTTCCTATGAGGAAGTATCAAAATATCTAAATGATAATAATATATTTACAGTATCTGATTGTTCATGTCGTACAGCTAGAGAGGTAATGGGTGAAGGGTGTGGACATTTAAAAGAGGATATGTGTATTCAAATGGGCCATGCAGCAGAATACTATATTCGTACTGGAAGAGGTAGACAAATAACTAGAGAGGAAGCCTTTGAAATCATAGATAGGGCAGAAAAAAATGGTTTAATGCACCAAATACCTAATCTAGATGGCTTTGGAGAAACCCATGCAATATGTAATTGCTGTGGATGTAGCTGTCTATCCTTAAGGACTGCAAGCATGTTCTTGAATAATGATATGGTTAGATCCAACTATATATCTCATGTTGATGAGGAAAAATGTGTTGCCTGTGGAGAATGTGTTCAGGTATGCCCTGTTAATGCATTAAAACTAGGTCAAAAAATATGTAGTAAAGAACCAATTAAAGAAAATAAGAGAATAGATTTACCATCTAATACAGAATGGGGTCCAGATAGATGGAATCCAGATTATCGTATAAATAGAGAGAATGTAGTAGATACAGGAACAAGCCCTTGTAAAACACAATGTCCAGCTCATATTTCTGTACAAGGATATATTAAACTAGCTGCTCAAGGAAGATATACAGAAGCCCTTGAATTAATAAAAAATGAAAATCCATTTCCAGCAGTATGTGGTCGTATATGTCCAAGGAAATGTGAAGATGTATGTACTAGGGGAGATATAGATGACCCTGTAGCCATAGATGATATCAAAAAATTCATAGCAGAACAGGATTTATATGAAAAAAGTCGTTATGTACCGAAAATCAAGCATGATCACCAAAAGAAAATAGCTGTCATCGGTGCAGGACCATCTGGTTTAACCTGTTCATATTATCTGGCTATTGAAGGATATAATGTAACAGTATTTGAAAAACAACAGGCCTTAGGTGGTATGCTTACTCTTGGAATTCCATCCTATAGATTAGAAAAGAATGTAGTAAATGCGGAAATAGATATCTTAAAGGAGCTAGGAGTAGAGTTTAAGACTGGTATTGAAGTAGGTAAAGATATCAGCCTAAGGGAATTAAGACAAGAGGGCTATAAGGCATTTTATCTTGCAATAGGAGCTCAATTAGGAAGAAAATTAGGTATTGAAGGCGAAGAGGGAGAAGGAGTAATTACAGGAGTAGACTTCTTGCGTGATATAAACTTAGGTAAAGAAATAAAATTAGATGGCCATGTAGTAGTTGTAGGCGGAGGAAATGTAGCTATAGATGTGGCTAGAACAGCTGCAAGAGTTGGAGCATCAAAGGTGGAGATGTTCTGTCTAGAAAGTAAAGAGGAAATGCCAGCTTCAGATGAAGAAATAGATGAGGCTATGTCAGAGGATGTTGTAATTAACAGTTCATGGGGTCCTAAAGAGATAATTAGGGAGAATGGGAGAGTAGTGGCCATAGAATTTAAAAAATGCAAATCTGTATTCGATGAGAATAAGAGATTTAATCCAGAGTATGATGAAAATAATACAATTACAGTAAAAACAGACAATATACTATTATCCATAGGTCAAGGTATTGAATGGGGTAATTTATTAAATGATTCAAAGGTTGAGCTTAATCCAAATAGGACTATCAAGGCTGATTCTTTTACTCTTCAAACTGCAGAACAAGATGTATTCGCAGGCGGGGATGCTATGACAGGTCCGAAATTTGCCATAGATGCCATTGCATTAGGAAAGGAAGCTGCAATCTCAATTCACCGTTTTGTTCAACCAGGACAAAGCTTGGTTGTTGGGCGTGATAGAAAATTATATCATGCACTAGACAAGGAAAACCTAATATTTGAAGGCTATGATAATAGTCCAAGACAAAGAATAAGCCATGTGGATGGAACAAAAGCTAAAACCTCCTTCAATGACTTACGCCATACCTTCACAGAAGAACAAATGAAAAAAGAAACTGATAGGTGCTTAAGTTGTGGAGCTACAACAACAGATGAATATATGTGTATAGGATGTGGAGCATGTACTACAAAATGTAAATTTGATGCCATATCCCTTGTAAAAAAATATGATGAAGGAAATGTGTCCTTCCTAGACCTTAAACCAATAATAGTTAAAAGTATGATTAAGCGTAAGGGTAGAATGGTTGTCCACAAAGTTAAAAAATCCCTTGGTGCTTATAATAAGTAG